A section of the Chiloscyllium plagiosum isolate BGI_BamShark_2017 chromosome 4, ASM401019v2, whole genome shotgun sequence genome encodes:
- the LOC122549120 gene encoding dendritic cell-specific transmembrane protein-like: MKMVSLKIWAQCFRGLFELFASERKSGLKNIVCLISLCLLIGLGTSGILFISLRAIHFSLVVSLTVCGIFAAIIPGALFLSKHFRCFTLIVLISCGTQQGRNALITAGTGVVLFNCAQNSFHNLKGLVESLECNLENMLPSIKNLLEKYIKILEWIREQIQKLPQNAFVKFPIHFEIKCSIRDDKLKQNLNETKVNLESLANHMISTLDMVSQLCKGVVIIVGILLVLIFTGLYIKRYLSNIKFENIYITKQFLNFDEQQKEQGKPHLLQLTRKERKSFIKIPAFSFSERERKTLASFCVPILIKVCIWGIVIMLDYGLFLLISSIRYHLDHLPPINITMDFQFVEEIKIINIPVSRHESGGKFSYETHLSKDDCIPQPTLTISKIWPPLVAIIAVLLVLTLFSAKFTILKVLVLSSFYDETEKRRIEFLHEKILRKRALVTLMKTNEPQNFTDDKVSFWFPIFRMKQRKDGLPQRREFQYQNAHRLCVEL; encoded by the exons ATGAAAATGGTCAGTCTGAAGATTTGGGCTCAATGTTTCAGAGGCCTCTTTGAACTATTTGCCTCAGAGCGGAAGTCTGGCCTGAAGAACATTGTGTGCCTAATTTCACTTTGCCTTCTGATAGGGCTGGGGACCAGTGGCATACTCTTTATATCTTTGCGAGCAATTCACTTCAGCCTTGTAGTAAGTCTGACAGTCTGTGGAATATTTGCTGCCATCATTCCTGGTGCTTTGtttctctcaaagcacttcagatGCTTTACTCTGATTGTCCTCATCTCCTGTGGAACACAACAAGGACGGAACGCTCTGATCACAGCTGGCACTGGTGTGGTGCTCTTCAATTGTGCCCAAAACAGCTTTCATAATTTAAAAGGATTGGTAGAAAGCTTAGAATGCAATCTGGAAAACATGCTGCCATCTATTAAGAATCTTCTGGAAAAGTACATTAAAATTCTAGAGTGGATTCGTGAACAGATCCAAAAATTACCACAAAATGCATTCGTCAAGTTTCCAATTCATTTTGAGATAAAATGCAGTATAAGAGATGATAAGCTAAAACAAAACCTTAATGAGACTAAAGTTAACCTGGAGAGCCTTGCTAATCACATGATTTCAACATTGGACATGGTTTCCCAACTTTGTAAAGGAGTAGTGATCATAGTAGGCATCTTACTGGTCCTAATATTCACTGGTTTATATATCAAGCGATATTTGTCCAACATCAAGTTTGAAAACATATATATCACAAAACAGTTCCTGAATTTTGATGAGCAGCAGAAAGAACAAGGTAAGCCTCACCTGCTCCAACTAACCAGAAAAGAGAGGAAATCTTTCATAAAGATCCCAGCATTCTCTTTCtcagaaagggaaagaaaaaccTTGGCAAGTTTCTGTGTTCCCATCCTCATCAAAGTGTGCATTTGGGGAATAGTCATCATGCTGGATTACGGGCTATTCTTGCTTATTTCTTCAATAAGATATCACCTGgatcatctgcctccaatcaacattACCATGGACTTCCAATTTGTT GAAGAAATCAAGATTATCAACATTCCAGTAAGTCGGCATGAATCCGGAGGAAAATTCTCGTATGAAACTCATTTGTCCAAAGACGACTGCATCCCTCAACCAACTCTGACAATAAGCAAGATATGGCCCCCACTTGTTGCAATAATTGCTGTCTTACTTGTACTCACTTTATTCTCTGCAAAATTTACAATATTGAAAGTATTGGTTTTGTCATCATTTTACGATGAGACAGAAAAGAGACGAATAGAGTTTCTACATGAAAAAATACTACGGAAAAGAGCCTTGGTCACattaatgaaaacaaatgaaCCTCAAAACTTCACAGATGATAAG GTCTCATTTTGGTTTCCAATCTTCAGAATGAAGCAAAGAAAGGATGGCTTACCACAGAGAAGAGAATTTCAATACCAGAATGCTCATAGGTTATGTGTTGAGCTTTGA